The DNA window ATGCTAGGCCGCCCGCCGCCAAACGGTCTAGACCTTTTGATCCCCGGCGGTTAGCCTCCCGATCATGAGCGACTCGGCCCGCATCGTGATCATCGGCGGGGGCGTCGGCGGCACGTCCGTGGCCTACCATCTGACCCGGCTCGGCGAGCGCGACGTCGTCGTGCTGGAGCGGGACGAGCTGACCAGCGGCTCCACCTTCCACTCCGCGGGCCTGGTCGGCCAGCTCCGCGCCGACCCCACGCTGACCCGCATGAACCAGTACTCCGTCGAGCTCTACCGCACCCTCGACGCCGGCTGGACCGAGTGCGGCGGCATCAAGCTGGCCTCCACGCCCGAGCGCATGGAGGAGATCCGCCGGCAGATCGGCTGGGCGCGCGCGTCGGGGCTGCCGCTGGAGGAGATCTCGGTGGCCGAGGCCGTCGAACTGTTCCCGCTCATGGACCCGGAGGGCGTGGTCGGGGCGGCGTACCTGCCGACCGACGGCCAGATCGACCCCTCCCAGCTCTGCTACGCCCTCGCCGCGGGAGCCCGTGAGGGCGGCGCGCGGATCAGGACCGGCGTCCGCGTCCTCGGCGTCAGGACGGCCGGCGGCCGGGTCACCGGCGTCGTCACCGACCACGGGGACCTCGACTGCGAGATCGTGGTCAACTGCGGCGGCATGTTCGCCGCCGAGATCGGCCGCATGGCCGGGGTGCGCGTCCCGATCGTCCCGATGTCGCACCAGTACGTCGTCACCGACGCCTGCCACGACCACCCACGCCTGCCCACCCTGCGCGACCCCGACCTGCTCGTCTACTACCGGCAGGAGGTCCGGGGCCTGGTCATGGGCGGCTACGAGCGCACCTGCGCGCCCTGGACCGCCGCCCCCGACTCCTACGACGCCGTGCCCGCCGACTTCAACGGCCGCCTCCTGCCCGAGGACTGGCCGCGCTTCGAGGAGATCTCCGCCAACTCCCGCCTCCGCGTCCCCGCGATGGGCGACGTCGGCATCCGCAAGCTCGTCAACGGGCCCGAGGCGTTCACCCCCGACAACGAGTTCTGCCTCGGCGAGAGCGAGGTCGCCGGGTTCTTCGTGGCCGCCGGGTTCTGCGCGCACGGCATCGCGGGCGCGGGCGGCATCGGCAAGGTGACGGCCGAGTGGATCGCCGGCGGCGAGCCGCCGATGGACCTCTGGCACATGGACGTGCGCCGCTTCGGCCGCCACTACCGCTCCCCGTCGTACACGCTGAAGCGGGCCGTGGAGAACTACGAGACCTACTACGACATCCCCTACCCCGGCCGGCAGCGCAGCGCGGGCCGGCCCCTCCGCACCTCGCCCGCCTACCCCTGGCACGCCGCGCACGGCGCCGTCTTCGGCGAGAAGGCGGGCTGGGAGCGCGTCGACTTCTACCGGGCGAACGACACCGGCGACGAGGGGGAGCGGCCGGGCGGGTGGGCCGGGCGCGGCTGGTCGCCCGCGATCGGCGCCGAGCACCGCGCCACGCGCACGGCCGCCGGGCTGTTCGACGAGAGCTCGTTCGCCAAGATCGAGGTCACCGGCCCCGGCGCGGCCGAACTCCTGGAACGGGTCTGCGCCAACCGGGTCGCCCGCGAGGTCGGCGCCGTCGTCTACACCCAGGCGCTCAACCGGCGCGGCGGCATCGAGTGCGACTTCACCGTCACCCGCCGGGGGGAGGAGGAGTTCCTCGTCGTCACCGGCACCGCGTTCGGCGGGCACGACCTCGGCCGGCTGCGCCGGCAGGCCGCGCTCACCGGAGCGAAGGCCAGGATCGCCGACGTGACCGGCCAGTACGCCTGCTTCGCCCTGTGGGGCCCGCGCGCCGGCGACGTCGTCGCCGGGCTCACCCCCGGCCCGATGGACCTGCCGTTCATGACCGCCCGCGAGACCACCGTCGGCGACGTGCCGGTGCTGGCGCTGGCCGTGACGTTCGTCGGCGAGCCGGGCTGGGAGCTCTACTGCTCCAGCGAGTACGGCCGCGCGCTCTGGGAGACCCTGTGGCGCGCCGGGCGGCCGCACGGCCTGGTCGCGGGCGGCTACCGGGCCATCGACAGCCTCCGCCTGGAGAAGGGCTACCGGGTCTGGGGCGCCGACATCGGCCCGGAGACCACGCCGTACGAGGCGGGCCTCGGCTTCTGCGTCAGGCAGGACAAGGACTTCATCGGCCGCGACGCGCTCGACCCGGCCCCGGGACGCCGGCTGCGCTGCCTCGTCCTCGCCGACCCGCGCGCCGTGGCGCTCGGCAACGAGCCGGTCCGCCTGGCCGGCCGGGTGGTGTCGCGGGTGACCTCCGGCGGCTACGGCTACACCGCCCGCGCCTCCGTCGCCTACGCCTACCTGCCGGCGGAGGCCGGCGAGGGCACCGAGGTGGAGGTCGAGATCGAGGGCGCCCGCGTGCCCGGCGCCGTCGTCAGGACGCCGCTCACGTGATGCCGCTGCGCACCGAGATCCGCACCCGGTCGGGCCGGAACAGGTCGCGGGCGTACTCCACCGGCACGCCGCCGGCCGCGTACGCCGTCCGCTCGATGAGCATGAGCGGCGCGCCCGGCTCGATGCCCAGCTCGGCGGCCTCCCCGGCGCCCGCGATCACCGGGTCCAGGTGCTCGACCGCCGTACGCGGCTCCAGGTCGTAGCGGGCGCCGAGCAGCGCGTAGAGCGAGCCCGTCAGGTCCTCGCCGAGGAAGCCGGGCAGCGGCGGGAAGAACGAGCGCTCCAGCGCCATCGGCGAGCGGCCCGCCGAGCGCACCCGCGCCACCTCGTGCACGGGGGAGCCCGCCGCGACCCCCAGCGCCCGCGCCGCCGCCCCCGGAGCGGGCACCGTCGTGGCGGTCAGGACGCGCGCCCGGGCCCGCAGGCGGGCCCGGCGCAGCTGCTCGGTGAACCCGGCGAGCCCGGTCAGGTCGCACTCGACGCGCGGCTCGGCCACGAACGCCCCGCCCGCCCGTCCCGGCACCCGGACCAGCAGCCCGTCGCGCTCCAGCGTGGCGAGGGCCTGGCGCAGCGTCATCCGGCTCACGCCGAGCCGCCCGGCCAGCTCACGCTCGCCGGGCAGCCGGTCGCCGGGCGCCAGCTCGCCCCCGTCGATCGACTCCAGCAGCCACCGCTCGATCTGCACGTGCGCGGGGACTCCGGTGCCGCGTTCCAGCTCAGGAGTGCCGACCACAGGCGCAGGCTACCCCGGCGGGGCGCTCACTCGGAAAGGCGGGCCAGGCGCTCGACCGCCTCCGCGAACTCGCTGACCATCTCGTAGACCACCTGCCGGGCGGGCTTGATCTGGTCGAGCTGGCCCACGACCTGCCCGACGAAGTAGTTGGCCAGCTCCAGCGCGCCCGGCTCGCCCCGCTCGGCCGCGGCGGTGATGCGGGCCATCGCCCCTTCGGCGACGAGCATCTGCAGCGGCATGCCGAGCGGTCCCGGGCTCTCCTGGGCGGCGTCCCACTCCTGCGTCCAGGCGGACTTGAGCTGGCGGGCCGGCTTGCCCGTGCGCGAACGCGAGCGGACCGTGTCGAGGGACGAGGCGGCCAGCATCTTGCGCTTGACCGCCGGAGCCGTCTCGGCCTCCTCCGTGGTCAGCCAGACCGAGCCGCACCACACGCCCTGCGCGCCGAGTGCCATGGCCGCCGCCATCTGCCGCCCGGTGGCGATGCCGCCCGCGGCCAGCACCGGCACCGGCGCGACCGCGTCCACGACCTGCGGCACCAGCACCATCGTGGAGATCTCGCCGGTGTGGCCGCCCGCCTCGGTGCCCTGGGCCACGATGAGGTCCGCGCCCGCGGCCACCTGCCTGCGCGCGTGCTCCACGGTGCCGACCAGCGCCGCGACCGGCACGCCCGCCTCCCTCGCCTTGGCCACCATCTCCGGCGGGGGCGGGCCCAGGGCGCTCGCGATGAGCCCGATCGGGTGCTTGAGCGCCACGTCCACCAGGCTCGACGCTCCCGACGCCGTCACCCGGCGGCCGAAGGAGTCGCCCGTCACCGCCATCGGCTGCGCCGACCCGCCCACCCGGTACTTGGACATCAGGTGGGCGACGAAGTCGCGGTGCCGCTCGGGCACGAAGTCCATGAGGTGGCCGTCCCCCAGAGCGGCGGCGTCCACCTTGCCGGGCACGAGCACGTCCACCCCGTACGGCTTGCCGCCCACCTGCTCGTCGATCCAGGACAGCTCGGTGTCGAGCTGGTCGGGCGAGTACGCGATCGCGCCCAGCACCCCGATCCCGCCCGCGTTCGTGACCGCGGCCACGACGTCCCTGCAGTGGCTGAAGGCGAACAACGGGAACTCGACGCCGAGGCGTTCACACACAGCGGTCCTCATGACCAGACGCTAACCGACCGAAGGAAGTTCGGTCCATCCCCTGGCCGGGGTCGCGTCCCGGGTCAGGACGCCGTGCCTAACCGGACGGGGTCGTGCCAGCCCAGCTCCGGCGTGTACCCGCGCACCCGCCGCGCCGGGACCCCCGCCACCACGCTGTGGTCCGGGAACGTGCCGCGCACCACCGCGCCGCCCGCGACCACGCACTGCCGGCCGAGCGTCGTCCCCGGCAGGATGATCGCCCCGGCGCCCAGCCAGGAGCCGGAGCCGATCGAGACGGGGCTGTTGCGCGGCCACTGGCGGCCGATCGGCACGTCGGGGTCGTCGTAGACGTGATTCTGGTCGGTGACGTAGACGTACGGGCCGGTGAAGACGTCGTCGCCGATGTCGATCGACTGGTGGGCCACGATGTGCGTGCCCCGGCCGATCGAGCAGCCGCGGCCGATCCTCAGGATGGAGGAGGGGCCGAGGTCCAGGCCGGGGTTCATGCCGCAGGACATCGACACGCGCTCGCCGACGAGCGTGTGGTCGCCGATCTCGATGTACGCCTCGCCGAAGATCGCCCCAGGAGGGAACGCGATGCTGACCCCGTCGCCCATCCGCCGGAACCGGTAGCCTCCCGGGGTGGCCGGGGAAATCGCGCCGGCGCGGCGGATCGCCGTGTAGGCGCGATGGATCGCCGCGTTCACGGCCCGCCGAACTAGTGACATAGCCACCAAAGTTACCGCTAGGTCATACCGTTCGGGCATGTGAGGGGCGTTGTTTGATATCCTGAGAGCCCGTGGACACTTCGACCACACATCGAGCCACGGGAGCCCCTTTGCGCAGCGCATCGCAAACCAAGCATCTGTTCGTCACCGGCGGTGTCGCCTCCAGTCTCGGCAAGGGGCTCACGGCCTCCAGCCTCGGTCGCCTGCTCAAGGCACGCGGTCTCCGGGTCACCATGCAGAAGCTCGACCCCTACCTCAACGTCGACCCCGGGACGATGAACCCGTTCCAGCACGGCGAGGTGTTCGTCACCGACGACGGCGCGGAGACCGACCTCGACGTCGGCCACTACGAGCGTTTCCTCGACACCGACCTGCACGGCTCGGCCAACGTGACCACCGGGCAGGTCTACTCCAACGTCATCGCCAAGGAGCGGCGGGGCGAATACCTCGGCGACACCGTCCAGGTCATCCCGCACATCACCAACGAGATCAAGGACCGCATCAGGGGCATGGCCGGTCCCGAGGTCGACGTGGTCATCACCGAGGTCGGCGGCACCGTCGGCGACATCGAGTCGCTGCCGTTCCTGGAGGCCGTCCGGCAGATCCGGCACGAGGTGGGCCGCGACAACGTCTTCTGCCTGCACGTCTCGCTGCTGCCCTACATCGGGCCGTCCGGCGAGCTCAAGACCAAGCCCACCCAGCACAGCGTGGCCGCGCTGCGCAGCATCGGCATCCAGCCCGACGCCATCGTGCTGCGCTCCGACCGGCCCGTGCAGACGGCGATCAAGCGCAAGATCAGCCTGATGTGCGACGTCGACGAGGACGCCGTGGTCTCCGCCGTCGACGCCGCCTCCATCTACGACATCCCCAAGGTGCTCCACTCCGAGGGCCTCGACGCCTACGTCGTGCGCCGGCTCGGCCTGCCCTTCCGCGACGTCGACTGGAAGGAGTGGGAGGAGCTGCTGCGCCGCGTGCACCGCCCGGCCAAGGAGGTCACGATCGCGCTGGTCGGCAAGTACATCGACCTGCCCGACGCCTACCTGTCGGTCACCGAGGCGCTGCGCGCGGGCGGCTTCGCCAACGACGCTCGGGTCAACATCCGCTGGGTCAAGAGCGACGACTGCGAGACCCCCGAGGGCGCCGAGCGCGAGCTCGACGGCGTCGACGGCGTGCTCATCCCCGGCGGGTTCGGCGTACGCGGCATCGAGGGCAAGATCGGCGCCATCCGGCACGCCAGGGAGAACAAGGTGCCGCTGCTCGGCATCTGCCTCGGCATGCAGGGCATGGTCATCGAGGCCGCCCGCAACATGGCCGGCATCGCCGACGCCAACTCCACCGAGTTCGACCCCGACACCAAGCACCCGGTCATCTCCACCATGGCCGACCAGGAGGACGTCGTCGCCGGCGAGCGCGACATGGGCGGCACCATGCGCCTCGGCAGCTACACCGCCAAGCTCGCCGAGGGCTCGCTCGCCCGCCGGCTCTACGGCGGCAAGGCCAAGGCCGACGAGCGCCACCGCCACAGGTACGAGGTCAACAACGCCTACCGCGAGCAGCTTGAGCAGGTGGGCATGGTCTTCAGCGGCCTGTCGCCCGACGGCCGCCTGGTCGAGTACACCGAGCTGCCGGTGGAGACGCACCCGTTCTTCGTCGGCACGCAGGCGCACCCCGAGTTCCGCTCCCGCCCGACCCGCGCCAACCCGATGTTCAAGGGCCTCATCGGCGCGGCGCTCGACTACGCCGAGGGCCGGGTGGGCGCTAAGGTCGCTCAGTGAGCTCAACCGTGATCAGCGACACGCCCGAGTCGTGGGACGTCGTCGAGACCAAGGAACGCTTCTCCGGCCGCGTCATCCGGGTGGTCACCGACACCGTCAGGATGCCGCGCGACGAGGTCGCCGACCGTGACTACGTGGTGCATCCCGGCTCCGTCGCCGTGCTCGCCCTCGACGACCTCGACCGCGTCCTCATGATCAGGCAGTATCGCCACCCGGCCCGGCGGCTCCTGTGGGAGCTGCCGGCCGGGCTCCGCGACGTGGCGGGCGAATCGCTGGTCGACGGGGCCGCCCGCGAGCTGGCCGAGGAGGCCGGCTACCGGGCCGCCACCTGGCACACCCTCGTCGACCTGCGCACCTCGCCCGGCATGAGCGACGAGCGCATCCGGGTCTTCCTCGCCCGCGACCTCACCAGGATCCCCGACGAGGAGAACGGCTTCGTGCACCGGCACGAGGAGGTCGACATGCCGGTCGAATGGGTCCCGCTGCCCGACGCGGTCGAGAAGGCGCTCATGGGTATGATCCACAATTCCCCGGCCGTGGCCGGTATCCTCGCCGCATATGCGGCTTCGGTCGAGG is part of the Nonomuraea coxensis DSM 45129 genome and encodes:
- a CDS encoding CTP synthase, with protein sequence MRSASQTKHLFVTGGVASSLGKGLTASSLGRLLKARGLRVTMQKLDPYLNVDPGTMNPFQHGEVFVTDDGAETDLDVGHYERFLDTDLHGSANVTTGQVYSNVIAKERRGEYLGDTVQVIPHITNEIKDRIRGMAGPEVDVVITEVGGTVGDIESLPFLEAVRQIRHEVGRDNVFCLHVSLLPYIGPSGELKTKPTQHSVAALRSIGIQPDAIVLRSDRPVQTAIKRKISLMCDVDEDAVVSAVDAASIYDIPKVLHSEGLDAYVVRRLGLPFRDVDWKEWEELLRRVHRPAKEVTIALVGKYIDLPDAYLSVTEALRAGGFANDARVNIRWVKSDDCETPEGAERELDGVDGVLIPGGFGVRGIEGKIGAIRHARENKVPLLGICLGMQGMVIEAARNMAGIADANSTEFDPDTKHPVISTMADQEDVVAGERDMGGTMRLGSYTAKLAEGSLARRLYGGKAKADERHRHRYEVNNAYREQLEQVGMVFSGLSPDGRLVEYTELPVETHPFFVGTQAHPEFRSRPTRANPMFKGLIGAALDYAEGRVGAKVAQ
- a CDS encoding NAD(P)H-dependent flavin oxidoreductase — translated: MRTAVCERLGVEFPLFAFSHCRDVVAAVTNAGGIGVLGAIAYSPDQLDTELSWIDEQVGGKPYGVDVLVPGKVDAAALGDGHLMDFVPERHRDFVAHLMSKYRVGGSAQPMAVTGDSFGRRVTASGASSLVDVALKHPIGLIASALGPPPPEMVAKAREAGVPVAALVGTVEHARRQVAAGADLIVAQGTEAGGHTGEISTMVLVPQVVDAVAPVPVLAAGGIATGRQMAAAMALGAQGVWCGSVWLTTEEAETAPAVKRKMLAASSLDTVRSRSRTGKPARQLKSAWTQEWDAAQESPGPLGMPLQMLVAEGAMARITAAAERGEPGALELANYFVGQVVGQLDQIKPARQVVYEMVSEFAEAVERLARLSE
- a CDS encoding GcvT family protein yields the protein MSDSARIVIIGGGVGGTSVAYHLTRLGERDVVVLERDELTSGSTFHSAGLVGQLRADPTLTRMNQYSVELYRTLDAGWTECGGIKLASTPERMEEIRRQIGWARASGLPLEEISVAEAVELFPLMDPEGVVGAAYLPTDGQIDPSQLCYALAAGAREGGARIRTGVRVLGVRTAGGRVTGVVTDHGDLDCEIVVNCGGMFAAEIGRMAGVRVPIVPMSHQYVVTDACHDHPRLPTLRDPDLLVYYRQEVRGLVMGGYERTCAPWTAAPDSYDAVPADFNGRLLPEDWPRFEEISANSRLRVPAMGDVGIRKLVNGPEAFTPDNEFCLGESEVAGFFVAAGFCAHGIAGAGGIGKVTAEWIAGGEPPMDLWHMDVRRFGRHYRSPSYTLKRAVENYETYYDIPYPGRQRSAGRPLRTSPAYPWHAAHGAVFGEKAGWERVDFYRANDTGDEGERPGGWAGRGWSPAIGAEHRATRTAAGLFDESSFAKIEVTGPGAAELLERVCANRVAREVGAVVYTQALNRRGGIECDFTVTRRGEEEFLVVTGTAFGGHDLGRLRRQAALTGAKARIADVTGQYACFALWGPRAGDVVAGLTPGPMDLPFMTARETTVGDVPVLALAVTFVGEPGWELYCSSEYGRALWETLWRAGRPHGLVAGGYRAIDSLRLEKGYRVWGADIGPETTPYEAGLGFCVRQDKDFIGRDALDPAPGRRLRCLVLADPRAVALGNEPVRLAGRVVSRVTSGGYGYTARASVAYAYLPAEAGEGTEVEVEIEGARVPGAVVRTPLT
- a CDS encoding acyltransferase; its protein translation is MSLVRRAVNAAIHRAYTAIRRAGAISPATPGGYRFRRMGDGVSIAFPPGAIFGEAYIEIGDHTLVGERVSMSCGMNPGLDLGPSSILRIGRGCSIGRGTHIVAHQSIDIGDDVFTGPYVYVTDQNHVYDDPDVPIGRQWPRNSPVSIGSGSWLGAGAIILPGTTLGRQCVVAGGAVVRGTFPDHSVVAGVPARRVRGYTPELGWHDPVRLGTAS
- a CDS encoding NUDIX domain-containing protein — translated: MSSTVISDTPESWDVVETKERFSGRVIRVVTDTVRMPRDEVADRDYVVHPGSVAVLALDDLDRVLMIRQYRHPARRLLWELPAGLRDVAGESLVDGAARELAEEAGYRAATWHTLVDLRTSPGMSDERIRVFLARDLTRIPDEENGFVHRHEEVDMPVEWVPLPDAVEKALMGMIHNSPAVAGILAAYAASVEGFATLRPADAPEA
- a CDS encoding GntR family transcriptional regulator — translated: MVGTPELERGTGVPAHVQIERWLLESIDGGELAPGDRLPGERELAGRLGVSRMTLRQALATLERDGLLVRVPGRAGGAFVAEPRVECDLTGLAGFTEQLRRARLRARARVLTATTVPAPGAAARALGVAAGSPVHEVARVRSAGRSPMALERSFFPPLPGFLGEDLTGSLYALLGARYDLEPRTAVEHLDPVIAGAGEAAELGIEPGAPLMLIERTAYAAGGVPVEYARDLFRPDRVRISVRSGIT